A stretch of Treponema vincentii F0403 DNA encodes these proteins:
- a CDS encoding peptide ABC transporter substrate-binding protein: MKHKMLCLLAALMSAALILASCGGQSGEKSAAAGNADAEFIIGNGAEPQSLDPAKVQGVPEHRINLALFEGLVTYDPKTGNAIPGVAESWDISEDGMTYTFHLRNTEWSDGTPITAKTFVDSWLRTLAPETASQYAFMINMIVKGAEDYNSGKADASTVAIKAVDDKTFEMQLTGTAPYAIDVVAHYAFNPVPLHTIEKFGADWIKPGNFVGNGPFVLEAWTPQEKVTVVPNEKYWNKANVHLSRITFLPIEDSNTAFEKYKAGEIDWNTGIPVPRIDEVKLLPDYQVAPQLSTYYYIFNVKRGPLQDARVRKALTMALDRQELVEKVTKGGQLATRSIVPPMAGYTPGEGAGYDPEQAKKLLAEAGYPDGKGFPSLTVIYNTLEGHKLIAEYVQASWKRNLGVDIKIQNYEWKTFLDMRNQHEFDISRAGWVGDYQDPNTFLEIFLTNSGLNDGQYSNPKYDELVRKAANMKGGPERFQVLHDAEAVFLEEDQGILPMYSYVSQNLIDTTKWEGWYVNPQNINPYVGIRKVK, translated from the coding sequence ATGAAGCACAAGATGTTATGCTTATTAGCTGCTTTGATGAGCGCCGCACTTATTTTAGCAAGCTGCGGCGGACAGAGCGGCGAAAAAAGCGCTGCTGCCGGTAATGCCGACGCAGAGTTTATTATCGGTAACGGTGCCGAACCGCAGAGCTTGGATCCTGCAAAAGTTCAGGGTGTACCGGAACACCGCATTAATCTGGCGTTGTTTGAAGGTCTGGTTACCTATGATCCCAAAACCGGTAATGCAATACCGGGCGTCGCCGAATCATGGGATATCAGCGAAGACGGCATGACATATACCTTCCACTTGCGGAATACCGAGTGGAGCGACGGTACGCCGATTACTGCAAAGACCTTTGTCGATTCATGGCTGCGCACACTTGCCCCCGAAACGGCTTCTCAATATGCCTTTATGATCAATATGATTGTAAAAGGAGCCGAGGATTACAACTCCGGTAAAGCGGATGCTTCTACCGTCGCTATCAAAGCTGTTGACGATAAGACGTTTGAAATGCAGCTGACCGGTACAGCCCCTTATGCGATCGACGTTGTTGCGCACTATGCCTTTAATCCGGTTCCGCTGCATACAATTGAAAAATTCGGCGCCGATTGGATTAAACCCGGCAACTTTGTCGGAAACGGCCCCTTTGTGCTTGAAGCATGGACGCCGCAGGAAAAGGTTACCGTCGTACCGAACGAAAAATACTGGAATAAAGCAAACGTTCATCTTTCACGCATAACATTCTTACCGATCGAAGACAGCAATACGGCTTTTGAAAAATACAAGGCCGGCGAGATAGATTGGAATACCGGTATTCCTGTTCCGCGTATCGATGAAGTAAAACTGCTGCCCGACTATCAGGTCGCACCTCAGCTTTCTACTTACTACTACATCTTTAACGTAAAGCGCGGCCCGCTGCAGGATGCCCGCGTACGCAAGGCATTAACAATGGCACTTGACCGTCAAGAGTTGGTAGAAAAAGTAACAAAGGGCGGCCAGCTTGCAACCCGTTCCATTGTTCCTCCGATGGCAGGTTACACACCCGGTGAAGGTGCAGGCTATGATCCCGAACAGGCAAAAAAACTGCTTGCGGAAGCGGGATATCCCGACGGAAAAGGCTTCCCCTCATTAACGGTTATCTATAATACGTTGGAAGGGCACAAGCTTATTGCCGAGTATGTACAGGCGTCATGGAAGCGCAATCTCGGCGTCGATATCAAGATTCAGAATTATGAATGGAAAACATTCCTTGATATGCGTAACCAGCATGAGTTCGATATTTCCCGTGCAGGATGGGTAGGAGACTATCAGGATCCCAATACCTTCTTAGAGATATTCCTAACCAACAGCGGCCTTAATGACGGTCAATACAGTAACCCCAAGTATGATGAATTGGTGCGTAAAGCTGCGAATATGAAAGGCGGACCGGAACGTTTCCAAGTTCTACACGATGCGGAAGCGGTATTCTTGGAAGAAGATCAGGGAATATTGCCGATGTATTCGTATGTCAGCCAGAACCTTATCGATACGACAAAGTGGGAGGGTTGGTATGTCAATCCGCAGAATATTAATCCCTACGTCGGTATTAGAAAAGTGAAATAA
- the oppB gene encoding oligopeptide ABC transporter permease OppB, which yields MIRFIIRRLISLIPTLFLIVTFSFFIMKVAPGGPFSAERNPPPEVLANINKVYHLDEPLPKQYVRYLGNMLRGDLGPSFRYKDYTVNDLIGNTMPNSLILGITALCSALVFGLLVGLVSAVKRNSAADYAAMSVAVIGISVPLFVVGPLLMLLFAIKLKWLPTSGWITGRQGLKTLIMPALALSLPYFAYIARLSRASILEVLRSDYVRTAYAKGLSYPVVLFKHALKGAMLPVISYLGPAFAGIITGSVVIERIFLVPGLGTFFVQSALNRDYTLIMGTVVMYSIILIFMNFVVDILYAVIDPRISYK from the coding sequence ATGATTCGATTTATCATACGTCGGTTAATCAGTTTAATACCGACGCTCTTTTTAATTGTAACATTCAGCTTTTTTATCATGAAAGTTGCGCCCGGAGGCCCTTTTTCCGCTGAACGGAATCCTCCGCCTGAGGTGCTTGCAAACATCAATAAGGTCTATCATTTGGACGAGCCGTTACCCAAACAATATGTGCGGTATTTGGGGAATATGCTGCGAGGAGACCTCGGCCCGTCTTTCAGATACAAGGACTATACCGTTAATGATTTAATAGGCAATACCATGCCGAACTCGCTTATTCTCGGTATTACAGCCCTTTGCAGTGCTCTTGTTTTCGGATTACTGGTCGGGCTTGTTTCTGCAGTAAAGCGCAATTCAGCTGCCGATTATGCTGCGATGTCCGTAGCGGTTATCGGAATTTCGGTTCCGTTGTTTGTTGTCGGCCCGCTTTTAATGCTCCTTTTTGCAATAAAATTGAAATGGCTACCTACCTCCGGCTGGATCACCGGTCGTCAAGGGCTTAAAACGCTTATTATGCCGGCGCTTGCGCTGTCTCTGCCTTATTTTGCATATATTGCTCGTCTTTCCCGTGCCAGTATTTTGGAAGTGCTGCGTTCGGATTATGTCCGTACTGCGTATGCAAAGGGGCTTTCGTATCCGGTAGTTCTCTTTAAACATGCACTAAAAGGCGCAATGCTGCCGGTTATCAGCTATCTCGGCCCTGCTTTTGCCGGTATTATCACCGGTTCCGTTGTTATCGAAAGAATATTCTTGGTTCCCGGGCTCGGTACCTTCTTTGTACAGTCCGCGCTTAACCGCGACTATACGCTGATTATGGGAACGGTGGTTATGTATTCCATCATTTTAATATTTATGAATTTTGTTGTTGATATTCTCTATGCGGTTATCGACCCCCGCATTTCATATAAGTGA
- a CDS encoding ABC transporter permease, with protein sequence MDVKQTDGTNQTTDGAPVKKKGGVPVNEFNQSMKPISLWDDAWRRLKKNKMALMGLFIVGFYAALSLLAPLLPIYSYSEQAIIHQNLPPSLSKAGDVMVRALRADMMRTAKKEGRNELSEKQKAELAALQQEVKNNPVHNRRYLLGTDALGRDMFARVVYGGRISIMIGLIGTITSLFIGVLVGAVSGYFGGWLDNILMRFVDIMYGLPYMLVVIIMMAILGQNIVILFVAIALVSWLTIARVVRGQVISLKNAEFVEAARSMGASTPRIIFRHILPNTLGIIIIYSTLSIPGFIMNESFLSFLGLGVSAPRASWGSLVSDGVNVMTLYPWQLLVPAIAMTVFLFAMNFLGDGLRDAFDPQSKNRV encoded by the coding sequence ATGGACGTTAAACAAACGGACGGTACAAACCAAACTACGGACGGCGCACCGGTTAAAAAGAAAGGCGGCGTTCCCGTTAATGAATTCAACCAATCGATGAAGCCGATATCCCTTTGGGATGATGCATGGAGGCGGCTGAAGAAAAATAAAATGGCGCTTATGGGACTGTTCATCGTAGGCTTTTATGCAGCGCTTTCGCTTTTGGCGCCGCTGCTGCCGATTTATTCTTATTCGGAGCAGGCGATTATCCATCAAAACCTGCCGCCTTCTCTTAGTAAGGCTGGAGATGTGATGGTGCGCGCACTCCGTGCGGATATGATGCGGACGGCAAAAAAAGAAGGCCGAAATGAGCTTTCCGAAAAGCAAAAAGCCGAGCTTGCCGCTTTGCAGCAGGAGGTAAAGAATAATCCGGTACATAACCGCCGCTATCTTTTGGGCACCGATGCCCTCGGACGGGATATGTTTGCCCGTGTCGTATACGGCGGACGTATTTCCATTATGATCGGCCTTATCGGTACGATTACCTCGCTTTTTATCGGTGTATTGGTCGGTGCTGTCAGCGGGTATTTCGGCGGCTGGCTCGATAATATATTGATGCGCTTTGTCGATATTATGTACGGTTTACCGTATATGCTTGTCGTTATCATTATGATGGCGATCTTGGGGCAAAATATCGTCATTCTGTTCGTCGCAATCGCACTCGTTTCATGGCTGACCATTGCACGCGTTGTACGCGGACAGGTTATCAGCTTAAAGAACGCCGAATTTGTCGAGGCAGCCCGTTCGATGGGAGCTTCCACGCCGCGTATCATCTTTAGGCACATACTGCCGAACACGCTCGGTATTATCATTATTTATTCAACGCTTTCCATTCCGGGTTTTATTATGAACGAGAGCTTCCTTTCGTTCTTAGGACTCGGTGTTTCCGCCCCGCGCGCTTCATGGGGTTCGCTTGTTTCCGACGGAGTAAACGTTATGACGCTCTACCCGTGGCAGCTGTTGGTTCCGGCAATCGCAATGACGGTTTTCTTATTTGCAATGAACTTTCTCGGCGACGGCCTCCGCGATGCCTTCGATCCTCAGAGTAAAAACAGGGTGTAA
- a CDS encoding ABC transporter ATP-binding protein, whose product MEERYNESEALLTVKDLKMHFPFAEGGLFSRKKGAIRAVDGISFSVKKGETLGLVGESGCGKSTAARAIAQLYTPTSGSVRFKGMELAGCSPHTLMQARKDMQMVFQDPYASLNPRMTAGNIIAEPMRILMQRGILSYTKQEIDDRVEVLMEKVGLSRFFRNRYPHEFSGGQRQRIGIARALALQPELILADEPVSALDVSIQAQILNLFKDLQDEFGLTYVFIAHDLAVIQYISTRVAVMYLGVIVEIANAEELYSKPLHPYTEALLSAAPIPDPEIERKRKRIILSGDVPSPTEQRTGCYFYDRCPKRMEHCKNTIPQLKDKGNGHQVACFLCE is encoded by the coding sequence ATGGAAGAAAGATATAACGAATCGGAAGCATTATTGACCGTTAAAGACTTAAAGATGCATTTTCCGTTTGCGGAAGGGGGACTCTTTTCGCGCAAAAAAGGCGCTATCCGTGCGGTAGACGGTATCAGTTTTTCGGTTAAAAAGGGAGAAACCCTCGGTTTAGTCGGGGAGTCCGGTTGCGGAAAATCAACCGCAGCGCGCGCCATCGCGCAGCTGTATACGCCGACATCGGGTTCAGTCCGGTTTAAGGGGATGGAACTTGCGGGATGTTCGCCCCACACGCTGATGCAGGCGCGCAAGGATATGCAGATGGTATTCCAAGACCCCTATGCATCGCTGAATCCCCGTATGACGGCCGGAAACATTATCGCGGAGCCGATGCGGATTTTAATGCAGCGCGGTATCCTTTCGTACACCAAACAGGAAATTGACGACCGGGTTGAAGTGTTAATGGAAAAGGTCGGGCTATCTCGCTTTTTCCGCAACCGGTACCCGCATGAGTTTTCAGGCGGGCAGCGGCAGCGTATCGGTATCGCCCGTGCGCTTGCGCTTCAGCCGGAACTGATCCTTGCAGACGAACCGGTCAGTGCGCTCGACGTATCCATCCAAGCGCAGATTTTAAACCTGTTTAAGGATTTACAGGATGAGTTCGGCCTGACCTACGTGTTTATCGCGCACGACCTTGCCGTTATTCAGTACATTTCCACGCGGGTTGCTGTTATGTACCTCGGCGTTATCGTGGAAATTGCGAATGCCGAAGAGCTTTACTCAAAGCCGCTGCATCCGTACACGGAAGCGCTCCTTTCCGCAGCGCCTATCCCGGATCCGGAAATCGAACGCAAGCGCAAGCGAATTATCTTATCGGGAGATGTGCCTTCACCTACGGAACAGCGCACGGGCTGCTACTTTTATGACCGCTGCCCCAAGCGTATGGAACACTGCAAAAACACTATCCCGCAGCTGAAAGACAAGGGAAACGGCCATCAAGTAGCGTGCTTCCTCTGCGAATAA
- a CDS encoding type II toxin-antitoxin system RelE/ParE family toxin, with product MYRKVTFYKTIDGKCPVAEFIDAQPLKVAAKIAWVLKLVQELEVIPKSYLKKITDTEFYECRIEMSGNIYRILGFFYNGNLVVLTNGFQKKTQKTPTKEINICKERMKDFISRGDING from the coding sequence GTGTATAGAAAAGTAACATTTTATAAAACGATTGATGGGAAATGTCCTGTTGCCGAATTTATTGATGCCCAACCGTTGAAGGTCGCAGCAAAAATAGCATGGGTGTTAAAGCTTGTTCAAGAATTGGAGGTTATTCCTAAAAGCTATTTAAAAAAAATAACAGATACGGAATTTTATGAATGTCGAATAGAAATGAGCGGTAATATATATAGAATTTTAGGATTCTTTTATAACGGTAATTTAGTAGTTCTTACCAATGGGTTTCAGAAAAAAACACAAAAAACACCTACAAAAGAAATAAACATTTGTAAAGAACGGATGAAAGATTTTATTAGCAGAGGAGACATCAATGGATAA
- a CDS encoding helix-turn-helix domain-containing protein, whose protein sequence is MDNRTYDLDDYIIAKSIKNPEFEKEFNAGYEEFKIGAIIKGLRIESGMTQEELAEKLDIKKSVISRMENHSDDVKLSTLQKAAAVFGRQLKMAIL, encoded by the coding sequence ATGGATAATAGAACTTATGATCTGGACGATTATATTATCGCAAAGAGTATAAAAAATCCTGAATTTGAAAAAGAGTTTAATGCAGGATACGAAGAATTTAAAATCGGTGCAATAATTAAAGGGCTGAGAATAGAATCGGGAATGACACAAGAAGAACTTGCAGAAAAACTCGATATAAAAAAAAGTGTTATTTCAAGGATGGAAAATCATTCTGATGATGTAAAGCTTTCTACTCTACAAAAAGCTGCCGCCGTTTTCGGTAGGCAGCTGAAAATGGCAATACTGTAA
- the sppA gene encoding signal peptide peptidase SppA: protein MKDKKRGFFYSLFRGLNLIRLIILNLIFFFCLFLVIAGIYKYNDDKGKAKNSRITVYADSLLLINPAGRLTEKPDEFIWRNYLLSETASDSILLSDITDALRRAAHDRRITAVLVDLSGLYGISSGHFTELKTALLEYKDSNKPLYAFSTGYGLGRYYIASFADHIYLDQMGEVNLSGFYTESLFYGEMEKKFGIQWNAVHAGAFKSMAETYTRTGMSAGVHSNHLSVFTDLWQTYLQDIAANRASDADSLEAYAVHYNDALQKAKGDSAQAALDANLITDIGTYEECGVALGVLDEETYNLSSRDFINYDDYNKTFKKKETDNQIGVIYLTGSITGTADNTADNADSPTLTDLFDQAADDDSIKAVVLRIDSGGGEVNASEDIRRSVDRLSKKIGKPVVVSMGSIAASGAYWIASSADYVFCSPYTITGSIGVFAVSPTIQNAVKEYFGIHVDGISATGRMPYSLFRNPTDEEKTQSELEVMHTYSVFLDKVAQGRNLPRATVEELAQGKIYSGTRAKELQLADELGGFTDAVNYAATKAGIKETYSLKVLYKEPPVADEILKTLLAENARFYKTADLQVLHELFGLRSKKGFYVYTPIKAPTEE from the coding sequence ATGAAAGATAAAAAACGCGGTTTTTTTTATTCGCTCTTTCGCGGCCTCAATCTTATCCGCCTTATTATCCTCAATCTTATATTCTTCTTCTGTCTCTTTTTAGTTATTGCAGGTATTTATAAATATAATGACGACAAAGGAAAAGCAAAGAATAGCCGCATTACGGTTTATGCCGATTCCCTCCTACTGATTAATCCTGCCGGACGTCTGACCGAAAAACCCGACGAATTTATCTGGCGGAATTATCTGCTGTCCGAAACGGCATCCGATTCAATTCTTTTATCGGATATTACCGATGCGTTACGCCGCGCTGCACATGACCGGCGGATTACAGCGGTTTTGGTCGACCTGAGCGGACTTTACGGTATTTCGTCAGGCCATTTTACCGAATTAAAAACGGCACTTCTTGAATACAAGGACTCCAATAAACCGCTCTACGCATTTTCTACCGGCTACGGGTTAGGGCGCTATTACATCGCTTCTTTTGCGGATCATATATACCTTGATCAGATGGGCGAGGTGAATTTATCGGGCTTTTATACCGAATCGCTTTTTTACGGTGAAATGGAAAAAAAATTCGGTATTCAGTGGAATGCCGTCCATGCCGGAGCATTCAAGTCGATGGCGGAAACCTATACCCGCACCGGTATGTCTGCCGGGGTACACAGTAATCACCTATCCGTGTTTACAGACTTATGGCAGACATACTTACAGGATATAGCGGCAAATAGGGCATCCGATGCAGATTCTCTGGAAGCGTACGCAGTGCATTATAACGATGCACTTCAAAAAGCAAAGGGCGACAGCGCTCAAGCGGCGTTAGATGCAAATTTGATTACCGACATCGGTACTTACGAAGAATGCGGTGTTGCACTCGGTGTGTTGGACGAAGAAACATATAATCTTTCTTCTCGGGATTTTATCAACTATGACGACTACAACAAGACCTTTAAAAAGAAAGAAACGGATAATCAAATCGGCGTTATTTATTTAACCGGTTCGATTACGGGGACAGCCGACAATACCGCCGATAACGCGGATAGCCCCACCCTGACGGACTTATTCGATCAAGCTGCCGACGACGATTCAATTAAAGCGGTTGTATTGCGGATTGATTCGGGCGGCGGGGAAGTCAATGCTTCGGAGGACATTAGAAGAAGCGTGGATAGGCTCTCTAAAAAGATCGGTAAACCTGTCGTAGTATCGATGGGCAGTATCGCGGCATCGGGCGCGTATTGGATTGCATCTTCCGCCGACTATGTTTTTTGCTCCCCCTATACCATTACCGGTTCAATCGGTGTCTTTGCCGTTTCCCCGACTATCCAAAATGCCGTAAAAGAGTACTTCGGGATTCATGTAGACGGCATCAGTGCAACAGGCCGTATGCCTTATTCGCTTTTCCGCAATCCGACTGATGAAGAAAAAACGCAATCGGAATTGGAAGTGATGCATACGTACTCGGTCTTTTTAGATAAGGTGGCGCAAGGCAGAAATCTCCCGCGTGCAACGGTTGAAGAATTGGCTCAAGGGAAGATATATTCCGGCACACGGGCAAAGGAGCTTCAGCTTGCCGATGAGCTGGGCGGTTTTACCGATGCCGTCAATTATGCAGCGACAAAGGCAGGCATAAAGGAAACATATTCGTTAAAGGTTTTATATAAAGAGCCACCCGTAGCCGATGAAATCTTAAAAACGTTGCTCGCAGAAAATGCCCGATTCTATAAAACCGCCGATCTGCAAGTATTGCACGAGCTTTTCGGCCTGCGCTCCAAAAAAGGCTTTTACGTATACACGCCTATTAAAGCGCCAACGGAAGAGTAA